A genomic stretch from Synergistaceae bacterium DZ-S4 includes:
- a CDS encoding MFS transporter, which yields MPLFLTQFFGAFNDNLFKNALVILITFRLAEEYGLNAQILITSIAGLFILPFFLFSSTAGQLADKYEKSFLIRIIKFVEIVLMVMTAAAFTFLNLWGLVALLFFMGAQSAFFGPLKFSILPQHLNEDELVAGNGLVSAGTYIAILTGTLCGGLLILRPEGRALISAGVVCVAVAGFISSLFIPKAGPSVACMKIDWNPLRSTMGIISYVRPNVTVFRSILGISWFWFLGSVFLSQFPTFSKNILGGNEEVSTLFLVVFSVGVGLGSTFCNRLLKGKISARLVPFGCIGMTTATLLLYFFSLTVQKTGHLAGVMEFIAEPGSWGIIFSFLMLAASGGIFSVPMYALMQSRSSDEHRARVVACLNITDSFGMVLSAVFVSMLLMLDISVINIFLIMGVVNLMITPVLSRLARDEYGK from the coding sequence CTGCCGCTTTTTCTCACGCAGTTTTTTGGTGCATTCAACGACAACCTGTTCAAGAATGCCCTGGTGATACTGATCACGTTCAGGCTGGCAGAAGAATACGGGCTGAACGCACAGATATTGATCACCTCTATCGCAGGCCTCTTTATCCTCCCTTTCTTCCTCTTCTCTTCCACAGCGGGACAGCTGGCAGACAAGTATGAAAAATCATTCCTTATAAGGATCATCAAATTCGTGGAGATCGTTCTGATGGTGATGACGGCGGCTGCGTTCACATTTTTAAATCTGTGGGGGTTGGTGGCGCTTCTCTTTTTCATGGGAGCGCAGTCGGCATTTTTCGGTCCTCTGAAATTCAGCATACTTCCGCAGCACCTTAATGAGGATGAACTTGTAGCAGGCAACGGACTGGTGAGTGCGGGGACCTATATCGCGATCCTGACCGGAACTCTCTGCGGGGGGCTTCTGATACTTCGTCCCGAGGGAAGGGCGTTGATTTCCGCAGGAGTGGTGTGTGTTGCCGTAGCCGGTTTTATTTCGAGCCTTTTTATTCCAAAGGCCGGACCCTCGGTGGCATGCATGAAGATAGACTGGAATCCTTTAAGATCGACAATGGGAATAATATCCTATGTAAGGCCGAATGTGACCGTGTTCAGATCCATTCTAGGCATCAGCTGGTTCTGGTTTCTCGGATCGGTATTCCTCTCGCAGTTTCCGACATTTTCAAAGAACATTCTGGGAGGGAACGAAGAAGTGTCGACACTGTTCCTTGTTGTCTTCTCGGTGGGGGTAGGGCTTGGTTCGACGTTCTGCAACAGACTGCTGAAGGGAAAGATCTCCGCAAGGCTGGTCCCGTTCGGATGTATCGGGATGACGACAGCAACTCTCCTGCTCTATTTTTTCAGCCTTACGGTGCAAAAGACGGGGCATCTGGCAGGAGTCATGGAGTTTATTGCAGAACCCGGTTCATGGGGGATCATATTTTCTTTTCTGATGCTTGCCGCATCGGGCGGCATATTCAGCGTGCCGATGTATGCGCTTATGCAGTCAAGAAGCTCTGATGAACACAGGGCCCGTGTCGTTGCCTGCCTTAACATAACAGATTCCTTCGGAATGGTCCTTTCGGCGGTATTTGTCTCCATGCTGCTTATGCTTGATATTTCCGTAATAAACATTTTCCTTATAATGGGAGTCGTCAACCTGATGATAACTCCTGTTCTGAGCAGACTTGCGAGGGATGAGTATGGTAAATGA
- a CDS encoding LTA synthase family protein — MECRQRELRILILLALIVWIKFFVVDYMVADVLNWPSFGSMKAHPVRHTLRAIAVAIPSLAAILSVIIPVSIVPAKYRSRALLMIDILFSVLVLTDVLFIRYYSDIFIFHDILLLPQTGLIAKSIWSLLKLRDVLIFADIPLIMWMLKRERIALCFEKISRKRISVSLFILFLAVSVQVFAGWRLREERPNIMSAMYDRLSVCAWVSTASFHWGDVISLTVKAFEPDNVPQRKIDELRGWFDKRIKTNKTPPARGKNLIMIQCEALQQFVVGLRINGTEVTPNLNRFAENSLYFPNAWDQTAGGLSSDSEFMANTGFFPSASGAAYTRFANNSYNSLAKALKKRGYDAFVIQGTYSAFWNCHRMHPKLYFDRQYSRNTFPDGEVIGLGLSDRTIFTEALNIFKKANGPFYGFIVTLSGHHPYNFEGLDDGSFPLPEEMKKTLLGDYITAMNYFDRELGRFLDGLRSSGLDKKSLIVLYGDHPAVPIAYKEEMEKLIGKKIEETIEWKETRRVPLIFRIPGEKTMKGTIYTDTGQMDIFPTTAGLLGVKVETCFGKDLSLDNGPDPVIFRNGSYIINGVFVEPAVKRATRIGTHELIDASEYDEITKEVDLRLSYNDIILEKNLISDILYR; from the coding sequence ATGGAATGCCGTCAGAGAGAGCTTAGGATATTGATCCTGCTGGCACTTATAGTATGGATCAAATTTTTTGTCGTAGATTACATGGTGGCTGATGTGCTGAACTGGCCATCCTTCGGAAGCATGAAAGCGCATCCTGTTAGGCATACGCTTCGGGCCATCGCCGTGGCGATCCCGTCGCTTGCGGCCATCCTGTCCGTGATCATCCCGGTCTCTATTGTCCCGGCAAAATACAGGAGCAGGGCCCTGCTGATGATCGACATCCTATTTTCGGTGCTTGTCCTTACTGATGTTCTCTTCATAAGATATTATTCGGATATCTTCATATTCCATGATATACTTCTCCTGCCCCAGACCGGGCTGATAGCTAAGTCCATCTGGTCTCTGCTCAAGCTGCGGGATGTACTCATCTTCGCTGACATCCCGCTCATTATGTGGATGCTGAAAAGGGAACGGATTGCACTGTGCTTTGAGAAAATTTCCCGGAAAAGGATATCGGTCTCACTTTTCATCCTTTTTCTTGCGGTCTCTGTTCAGGTCTTCGCAGGCTGGAGACTCAGGGAAGAACGGCCCAACATCATGAGCGCCATGTATGACAGGCTCTCGGTATGCGCCTGGGTCAGCACCGCTTCTTTCCATTGGGGGGACGTTATATCCCTCACCGTTAAGGCATTTGAACCCGACAACGTTCCTCAGCGTAAGATAGATGAACTGCGCGGCTGGTTTGACAAAAGAATAAAGACCAACAAAACTCCGCCGGCCAGGGGCAAAAATCTGATCATGATACAATGCGAGGCCCTGCAGCAGTTTGTAGTCGGACTCCGGATCAACGGGACAGAGGTGACTCCGAACCTAAACCGTTTTGCCGAAAACTCTTTATATTTTCCAAATGCCTGGGATCAGACTGCCGGCGGTCTCAGTTCAGATTCAGAATTTATGGCCAATACGGGCTTTTTCCCGTCTGCTTCAGGTGCCGCATACACGAGATTTGCCAACAACAGCTACAACTCGCTTGCAAAAGCGCTGAAAAAGAGAGGGTACGATGCATTTGTTATTCAGGGAACATATAGTGCTTTCTGGAACTGTCACAGGATGCATCCCAAGCTGTACTTTGACAGACAATACAGCCGCAACACATTTCCGGATGGCGAAGTCATTGGTCTCGGTCTGAGCGACAGGACGATATTCACGGAGGCCCTGAATATTTTTAAGAAGGCAAATGGTCCCTTTTACGGCTTTATAGTAACGCTGAGCGGACACCATCCCTATAACTTTGAAGGTCTCGACGACGGCTCTTTCCCCTTGCCTGAGGAGATGAAAAAGACGCTTTTGGGAGATTACATTACAGCAATGAACTACTTTGACAGGGAGCTTGGAAGGTTCCTTGACGGACTGAGATCATCCGGTCTGGATAAGAAAAGCCTCATAGTACTGTATGGAGACCACCCTGCAGTTCCCATTGCCTACAAGGAAGAGATGGAAAAACTGATCGGTAAAAAGATCGAAGAGACTATAGAATGGAAAGAGACACGCAGAGTCCCGCTGATATTCCGAATCCCTGGGGAAAAAACCATGAAGGGGACCATCTATACCGACACGGGGCAGATGGACATATTCCCGACGACTGCAGGCTTATTGGGAGTGAAGGTCGAGACTTGCTTTGGAAAGGATCTCTCTCTCGATAACGGACCTGACCCTGTAATATTCAGGAACGGATCTTATATAATCAACGGAGTCTTTGTGGAACCCGCAGTCAAAAGGGCGACCAGGATAGGGACACATGAGCTGATCGATGCCTCAGAGTATGATGAAATTACTAAAGAAGTAGACCTCAGACTGAGCTATAATGATATCATTCTGGAAAAAAATCTGATAAGTGATATTCTTTACCGGTAA
- a CDS encoding class II aldolase/adducin family protein produces MVNEADIRKEMIKTGILILERGLVQGTGGNISCRTEKGILITPSGMDYRGLMCEDIVMLDPEGKVLEGSRKPSIEKSLHLRIYRSRTDINAVIHTHSLYATAIAASRQPLFPITDNQVALFGGTVPVADYAPIGTEELAENVSRAIADGTGVFLSNHGALCAGKDLSEALMRCEMLEVFSKIFILARAAGGGIVLTDEQVRCEAEDLRKRYGQCR; encoded by the coding sequence ATGGTAAATGAAGCAGATATTCGAAAAGAGATGATAAAAACGGGGATCCTCATCCTTGAAAGAGGTCTGGTGCAGGGGACCGGCGGGAATATCAGCTGCCGGACAGAGAAAGGGATCCTGATCACTCCAAGCGGGATGGATTACCGGGGGCTGATGTGTGAAGATATAGTGATGCTGGACCCGGAAGGAAAGGTCCTTGAAGGATCCAGGAAACCGTCGATAGAGAAATCACTGCATCTGAGGATATACAGGTCAAGGACAGACATAAATGCAGTCATACATACACATTCTCTTTACGCTACCGCCATTGCGGCCTCAAGGCAGCCTCTTTTCCCGATAACCGATAACCAGGTCGCACTTTTCGGGGGAACTGTGCCTGTTGCAGACTATGCTCCGATAGGAACTGAAGAGCTTGCCGAGAACGTATCACGGGCAATTGCTGACGGGACGGGAGTTTTTCTTTCAAACCACGGTGCCCTCTGTGCCGGCAAGGACCTGTCTGAAGCGCTGATGCGCTGCGAGATGCTTGAGGTCTTTTCAAAAATTTTCATCCTTGCAAGGGCGGCAGGAGGGGGGATAGTCCTCACTGACGAACAGGTGAGGTGCGAAGCGGAGGACCTCAGGAAGAGGTACGGACAGTGCAGATGA
- a CDS encoding LTA synthase family protein, whose amino-acid sequence MGLYGNSYFAGKTRDRREPVFFILLFAALFVKFYFLEYSVSRHAARYLASAASSAGIILILTVTVSLFWRKMRGSAALVLDFLMTALALTDLLHLRYYSDMFTFMNIGLSTQVGEIADSVAALIRPADFLYFADIPLFILFIYLSRSFTSYPFFKKITVKRLLFSMLLIIVGASAVWYRFDSYQKKVPGVLSSMWDRPAVCNNIGALTYHLADAKNAFGHFFFKERLPDEQLSEIKKFYETRYNSRLPGKYAGIARGRNLIIIQVESLQQFVIGLKIKGTEVTPNINRFAREAAYFSKIYNQTSLGNSSDAEFIVNTGLYPSVTGVAYTRFAGNRYEALPKILGEKGYRSIALHGDRPGFWNRNRMYPSMGFDRFFSKMDFTADENIGMGLSDASFFRQSLDILDKTEKPFYAFMITLTSHYPYNFEGIFKAARLDTGYFKGTLMGNYLTSMKYFDDQFGMFIEGLRQRGLLDSSVIAVYGDHTAIPAWDRSSLEKLLDRSLKDEWEWKGMQRIPLLIRIPGGILPSGEISRPAGLIDLPDTLADLMDLKFRTGFGKNLFGEDESEPVIFRNGSFIINNVFVEPSSERATDMSEGKAADYRKYAAAAGKVKRRLGYSDMILEHDLIPELAGED is encoded by the coding sequence AGTTATTTTGCCGGAAAAACCAGGGACAGAAGAGAGCCGGTATTTTTTATCCTTTTATTTGCAGCCCTGTTCGTTAAATTTTACTTTCTGGAATATTCCGTTTCACGTCATGCCGCGAGATATCTGGCCTCCGCCGCTTCATCCGCAGGCATAATTCTGATACTCACTGTCACGGTCTCTCTCTTCTGGAGAAAGATGAGGGGATCTGCAGCTCTTGTGCTTGATTTTCTGATGACGGCCCTGGCGTTGACCGACCTGCTCCACCTCCGTTATTACTCTGACATGTTCACATTCATGAACATAGGACTTTCAACGCAGGTCGGAGAGATAGCAGATTCCGTTGCTGCACTTATCCGCCCGGCAGATTTCCTCTATTTTGCCGACATCCCGCTTTTCATACTTTTCATTTACCTTTCGCGCAGTTTCACTTCATATCCCTTTTTCAAAAAAATAACGGTCAAGCGTCTTCTCTTTTCAATGCTGCTGATTATCGTCGGTGCATCGGCAGTATGGTACAGGTTTGATTCTTATCAGAAAAAGGTGCCCGGAGTATTAAGCTCGATGTGGGACCGTCCGGCAGTCTGCAACAACATCGGTGCGCTGACGTATCATCTGGCTGACGCGAAAAATGCATTCGGCCATTTCTTTTTCAAGGAGAGGCTGCCTGATGAACAGCTCTCAGAAATTAAAAAATTTTACGAGACGAGGTATAATAGCCGTCTTCCCGGCAAATACGCCGGAATAGCCAGGGGCAGGAACCTGATAATCATCCAGGTCGAGTCCCTGCAGCAGTTTGTTATAGGCCTGAAGATAAAAGGGACCGAAGTTACCCCAAACATCAACAGGTTTGCCCGGGAAGCGGCATATTTCAGTAAAATTTACAACCAGACTTCACTGGGCAACAGCTCTGATGCAGAATTCATAGTGAATACAGGCCTTTACCCCTCTGTGACGGGAGTTGCCTATACGAGGTTTGCCGGGAACAGGTACGAGGCACTCCCCAAGATCCTGGGAGAAAAAGGATACAGATCCATAGCACTTCACGGAGACAGGCCCGGTTTCTGGAACAGGAACAGGATGTATCCTTCAATGGGATTCGACAGATTTTTCAGCAAAATGGACTTTACTGCCGATGAAAACATAGGAATGGGTCTCAGTGATGCGAGTTTCTTCAGACAGTCGCTTGATATCCTTGATAAAACCGAGAAACCTTTCTATGCCTTTATGATAACTTTGACAAGCCATTACCCTTACAACTTTGAGGGTATCTTCAAAGCTGCCCGGCTGGATACCGGATACTTCAAAGGGACTCTTATGGGAAACTACCTGACGTCGATGAAGTATTTCGATGACCAGTTCGGAATGTTCATCGAAGGCCTGAGGCAAAGGGGGCTTCTGGATTCGTCTGTTATAGCCGTGTACGGGGACCATACAGCCATTCCGGCCTGGGACAGGTCAAGCCTCGAAAAGCTCCTGGACAGAAGCCTGAAAGATGAATGGGAATGGAAGGGTATGCAGAGGATACCCCTCCTGATAAGGATCCCGGGAGGGATCCTGCCTTCCGGTGAGATCAGCCGGCCTGCAGGCCTGATCGATTTGCCCGATACGCTGGCGGATCTTATGGATCTGAAGTTCAGGACAGGTTTTGGCAAAAACCTTTTTGGAGAAGATGAAAGTGAGCCGGTAATATTCAGGAACGGTTCATTTATAATAAACAATGTGTTTGTCGAGCCCTCTTCAGAGAGGGCAACGGACATGTCTGAAGGGAAGGCTGCGGATTACCGCAAATATGCAGCGGCAGCGGGAAAGGTAAAGAGACGTCTCGGGTACAGCGACATGATACTTGAACATGACCTGATCCCCGAGTTAGCGGGAGAAGACTGA
- a CDS encoding glycosyltransferase, with amino-acid sequence MEDPQELIYWFIWWGWWILQFVLYSLLALLMSDGIYQIAVSIRGFWNQKEMPRAKRYRRFIVLIPAHNEAQVISPLLKSLAEQNYPKNCYTVYVSCDNCQDNTADLARTNGAVALERFDKERNGKTWNVRWALTQLPMEKADALAMFDADNLVDANFLMNMNNYMELHPEAEAIQGVLDVKNPDDNWLTRSYALAYWFSNRFWQLARGLWGLSCTLGGTGLVIRAATLERIGWNLESLTEDLEMSTRLILSGSRVHWNDAAVIYDEKPQSMAVSKRQRTRWMQGHYWVFWHYGMDALRSFFVTRKLQYLDLFLYLLAPAKSCLGIIIMFAGMAYTLINNMVLFPTVSESTPQTMVDWVLFFGLPIFFIIAFCLICVIVGPSMHEKKFTLRYVKDTFAYFWFGLTWIPIIFKAAFLAKDQGTWVKTEHTRGLSLEDVAKKQ; translated from the coding sequence ATGGAAGATCCGCAGGAATTGATTTATTGGTTTATATGGTGGGGATGGTGGATACTGCAGTTCGTCCTGTACTCCCTCCTTGCTCTTTTGATGTCCGACGGGATATACCAGATAGCAGTAAGCATAAGAGGATTCTGGAATCAGAAAGAGATGCCGCGTGCGAAGCGTTATCGCAGATTCATCGTGCTTATACCAGCACATAACGAAGCACAGGTGATATCGCCCCTGCTCAAGAGCCTTGCCGAACAGAATTACCCCAAAAACTGCTACACAGTCTATGTTTCATGCGACAACTGTCAGGACAATACCGCCGATCTTGCCCGCACCAACGGAGCCGTCGCACTTGAGCGGTTTGACAAGGAGCGCAACGGCAAGACCTGGAATGTAAGATGGGCCCTGACACAGCTGCCGATGGAAAAGGCGGACGCTCTTGCAATGTTTGACGCGGACAACCTTGTGGATGCCAACTTTCTTATGAACATGAACAACTATATGGAGCTGCACCCTGAAGCTGAAGCGATACAAGGAGTACTCGACGTTAAGAACCCTGACGACAACTGGCTTACCAGGTCTTATGCGCTGGCTTACTGGTTTTCCAACAGGTTCTGGCAGCTTGCCAGGGGACTGTGGGGCCTTTCATGCACGCTTGGCGGAACAGGACTTGTGATAAGGGCCGCGACCCTTGAGAGGATAGGATGGAACCTTGAAAGCCTGACCGAGGACCTTGAGATGTCCACAAGGCTCATCCTGTCGGGAAGCAGGGTGCACTGGAACGACGCAGCGGTAATATATGACGAAAAGCCGCAGAGCATGGCGGTATCAAAAAGGCAGCGCACCAGGTGGATGCAGGGACATTACTGGGTGTTCTGGCACTACGGGATGGATGCTCTCAGGTCCTTCTTTGTCACGAGGAAGCTCCAGTACCTGGACCTCTTCCTCTATCTGCTGGCACCTGCCAAATCATGCCTCGGCATAATAATAATGTTTGCAGGAATGGCCTACACCCTGATAAACAACATGGTCCTCTTCCCCACGGTATCCGAGAGCACGCCCCAGACGATGGTGGATTGGGTGCTCTTTTTCGGGCTCCCCATATTCTTCATCATTGCCTTCTGCCTGATATGCGTGATAGTAGGCCCTTCGATGCATGAGAAAAAATTCACGCTGAGGTATGTAAAGGACACATTTGCCTACTTCTGGTTCGGGCTGACCTGGATACCGATCATTTTCAAGGCCGCATTTCTTGCAAAGGATCAGGGTACCTGGGTCAAGACGGAACATACCAGGGGACTCTCGCTTGAGGATGTTGCGAAGAAACAATAG